A portion of the Deinococcus apachensis DSM 19763 genome contains these proteins:
- a CDS encoding class I SAM-dependent methyltransferase produces MNYDDFADLYDHQYDIYRDDLHFYAGVAERAGGPVLEVGAGTGRVTAFLARRGVRVVGLEPSARMIERGRARARESGLTLEFVQGEAGTFRLEERFPLIIAPFNSLMHLYTPGEQLAALENLRAHLEPGGQFMFDLYVPRYGEMNTLRHEGETFHAPDGSRTDVFLVQRHDRVRQHVTTEYYADTTAPDGTLRRRHYTLTQRYYTRFEMEWLLRCAGFEPPRVTGSFQGGPLTETSDVMVFQTRAG; encoded by the coding sequence GTGAACTACGACGACTTCGCCGACCTCTACGACCACCAGTACGACATCTACCGCGACGACCTGCACTTCTACGCGGGCGTGGCCGAGCGGGCCGGTGGGCCGGTGCTGGAGGTGGGGGCGGGGACGGGCCGCGTGACGGCCTTCCTGGCGCGCCGGGGCGTGCGGGTGGTGGGGCTGGAGCCAAGCGCGCGGATGATCGAGCGGGGGCGGGCACGGGCGCGGGAGAGTGGCCTGACGCTGGAGTTCGTGCAGGGGGAGGCGGGCACCTTCCGGCTGGAGGAGCGCTTCCCCCTGATCATCGCCCCCTTCAACTCGCTGATGCACCTGTACACGCCGGGCGAGCAACTGGCCGCTCTGGAGAACCTCCGGGCACACCTAGAGCCGGGCGGGCAGTTCATGTTCGACCTGTACGTGCCCCGATACGGCGAGATGAACACGCTGCGGCACGAGGGCGAGACCTTCCACGCCCCGGACGGCTCTCGCACCGACGTCTTTCTGGTACAGCGGCACGACCGGGTCCGGCAGCACGTGACGACCGAGTATTACGCCGACACCACGGCGCCGGACGGCACGCTGCGGCGGCGGCACTATACCCTCACCCAGCGGTACTACACCCGCTTTGAAATGGAGTGGCTGCTGCGCTGCGCGGGCTTCGAGCCGCCGCGCGTGACGGGAAGCTTCCAGGGTGGGCC
- a CDS encoding phosphotransferase-like protein encodes MIVVNGTSSAGKSTFCRTLQSWLEEPYLLLGYDLLWMTMPLRYFPFQTQEKEGAWYETADGAAPPVTGLGLGPVGQQVVSGLHHAVAGLLTSGNNVLVDVLFLERSWVEEAARLWQPFHPLLITLKPPLEACEAWEAEREATRAGRPRGLARWAYDKVYAHGEGDLVIDPSSSSPEEWAGDVLEWLRQDRPRKGLQVKTLPV; translated from the coding sequence TTGATCGTCGTGAATGGAACGTCCAGCGCGGGCAAGAGCACCTTCTGCCGCACCCTGCAAAGCTGGCTGGAAGAGCCGTACCTGCTGCTGGGCTACGACCTGCTGTGGATGACCATGCCGCTCCGTTACTTTCCTTTTCAGACGCAGGAGAAGGAGGGAGCGTGGTACGAGACGGCGGACGGCGCCGCTCCACCCGTGACCGGGCTTGGGCTGGGTCCGGTGGGCCAGCAGGTGGTGTCCGGGCTGCACCACGCGGTCGCGGGGTTGTTGACCTCCGGCAACAATGTGCTCGTGGACGTGCTGTTCCTGGAACGCTCCTGGGTCGAGGAGGCGGCGCGGTTGTGGCAGCCCTTTCACCCTCTCCTGATCACGCTCAAACCGCCCCTGGAGGCCTGCGAAGCCTGGGAGGCCGAGCGGGAAGCCACCCGGGCCGGAAGGCCGCGGGGTCTGGCCCGCTGGGCCTACGACAAGGTGTATGCCCACGGGGAGGGGGATCTCGTGATCGACCCCTCCTCCAGCAGTCCCGAGGAGTGGGCGGGAGACGTGCTGGAGTGGTTGCGGCAGGACCGACCCCGAAAAGGGTTGCAGGTCAAGACCTTGCCCGTCTGA
- a CDS encoding polysaccharide deacetylase family protein: MRRRGWVALALLGYVGLPYLLAQRLGLGVIREGRQTRKALALTFDDGPDPETTPAVLDALREVGGRATFFVLAHRAEAHPDLIGRMLAEGHEVEAHADRHLHAWIRTPWGTFFDPLRAARRISAVTGRPTRLHRPPHGAYTLATLLGQRAAGVTGAHWDIEGRDWHPASTPESVRQRVNALAHPGAVVVLHDAGPGARITVPMLPGLLEDLRGRGHALVPLGELDGARPLTLRDLPRRLMGSLDQVFDRLGNTRPAGGHADNLFRVGPVRFPLEGVTLADGTPIRKGTPSAEFHVNNPLLVDLGLRRSLRLAREDLRDVARDLQTRPELRDARVVFCLSALSPLLATLGFETQNLSPATTQRLRLWASVLRRAYGSASQAPEPRLSVMGRGAFVERYGAGKGRGSH; encoded by the coding sequence ATGAGGCGGCGGGGCTGGGTCGCCCTGGCGCTGCTGGGCTACGTTGGCCTCCCCTACCTGCTCGCACAGCGGTTGGGCCTGGGAGTGATCCGGGAGGGACGTCAGACCCGGAAGGCCCTCGCCCTCACCTTCGACGACGGGCCGGACCCGGAGACCACTCCGGCCGTGCTGGACGCCTTGCGGGAGGTCGGGGGCCGCGCCACCTTCTTCGTCCTTGCACACCGGGCGGAGGCGCACCCCGACCTGATCGGGCGGATGCTCGCGGAAGGACATGAGGTGGAGGCGCATGCGGACCGCCACCTCCACGCCTGGATACGGACTCCGTGGGGGACCTTCTTCGACCCCTTGAGAGCGGCGCGGCGTATTTCGGCGGTGACCGGACGACCCACCCGCCTGCACCGGCCCCCACATGGCGCCTATACCCTCGCCACGCTGCTCGGCCAGCGCGCGGCAGGGGTGACGGGCGCGCACTGGGACATCGAGGGGCGCGACTGGCACCCGGCCTCCACCCCCGAATCGGTGCGGCAGAGGGTGAACGCGCTCGCCCACCCCGGTGCTGTCGTGGTGCTGCACGACGCGGGGCCGGGGGCCCGAATCACGGTGCCGATGCTGCCCGGCCTGCTTGAGGACCTGCGGGGCCGGGGCCACGCGCTCGTGCCGCTGGGGGAGTTGGACGGCGCACGGCCGCTGACCCTCAGGGACCTGCCAAGGCGCCTGATGGGGAGTCTCGACCAGGTGTTCGACCGGCTGGGCAACACCCGGCCCGCCGGGGGGCACGCGGACAACCTCTTCCGGGTGGGGCCGGTGCGGTTCCCCCTGGAGGGCGTGACGCTGGCCGACGGCACCCCCATCCGCAAGGGCACCCCCTCCGCCGAGTTCCACGTCAACAATCCGCTGCTGGTGGACCTGGGCCTGCGCCGCAGCCTGCGCCTCGCCCGGGAGGACCTGCGGGACGTGGCGCGGGACCTCCAGACGCGACCCGAGTTGCGGGATGCGCGGGTCGTCTTCTGCCTGAGCGCCCTGTCCCCCCTCCTCGCCACGCTGGGCTTCGAGACGCAGAACCTCTCTCCTGCAACGACTCAACGCCTGCGCCTGTGGGCGAGCGTGCTGCGCCGGGCTTACGGCAGCGCTTCTCAGGCACCCGAGCCCAGGTTAAGCGTGATGGGGCGGGGGGCGTTCGTGGAGCGGTACGGGGCGGGGAAGGGCCGGGGAAGTCACTGA
- a CDS encoding MGDG synthase family glycosyltransferase: protein MREDTGGQAAPLRTLFVSASIGSGHHQAQLAVQQALQARGVAFEDHQGDAVTYLGPVERRLTVDLYAFELRYAPWLYKGFYQFTDLDHPVNFISSAFSWVGLPGMRVDLERSQPDVVVSSYWAPTALAGTVRRRTGQPFLNALIVTDYRVHRHWIRHEADLVMVASPETAEQMLERGLEPDRVVVTGIPIAPAFRRLMGADRRALRLQHGLDPDVPLILISGGGTGTFRGLGTVLAELSNLGQRVQVLVLAGADGHGVERVGGATIHHLGFTTDFPELLAASDLVVGKAGGLTVAEATTLGIPLVVHEPIPGQEEYNADLLVRHGAAMWARERRDVRGAVLRALDPDERARMGCAARRLGMPDAADRVVAALLQRLGRE from the coding sequence GTGAGGGAGGATACAGGCGGGCAGGCGGCTCCCCTGCGGACGCTGTTCGTCTCGGCCTCTATCGGGTCGGGGCATCACCAGGCGCAGCTCGCGGTGCAGCAGGCACTCCAGGCTCGGGGGGTGGCCTTCGAGGACCATCAAGGCGACGCGGTGACGTATCTGGGGCCGGTTGAGCGGCGCCTGACCGTGGATCTCTATGCCTTCGAGTTGCGGTACGCCCCCTGGCTGTACAAGGGCTTCTACCAATTCACGGACCTTGACCACCCGGTCAACTTCATCAGCAGCGCCTTCTCGTGGGTGGGGCTGCCCGGGATGCGGGTGGACCTGGAGCGCAGCCAGCCAGACGTGGTCGTCAGCAGCTACTGGGCGCCGACCGCGCTGGCGGGCACGGTTCGCCGACGCACCGGGCAGCCGTTTCTCAACGCCCTGATCGTCACCGACTACCGGGTCCACCGCCACTGGATCCGCCACGAGGCCGATCTGGTGATGGTCGCCTCGCCGGAGACGGCGGAGCAGATGCTGGAGCGCGGCCTGGAGCCGGACAGGGTGGTCGTGACCGGCATTCCCATCGCGCCCGCCTTTCGCAGGTTAATGGGGGCGGACCGCCGGGCACTGCGCCTGCAGCATGGCCTGGACCCCGACGTGCCGCTGATCCTGATCTCGGGTGGGGGGACGGGCACGTTCCGGGGACTGGGGACGGTGCTGGCGGAGCTGTCGAACCTGGGCCAGCGCGTGCAGGTCCTCGTGCTGGCCGGGGCGGACGGGCACGGGGTCGAGCGGGTGGGCGGCGCGACGATCCATCACCTGGGCTTTACCACCGACTTTCCCGAACTGCTCGCTGCCTCCGACCTCGTGGTGGGCAAGGCGGGCGGGCTGACGGTGGCCGAGGCGACCACGCTGGGCATTCCGCTGGTGGTTCACGAGCCCATTCCGGGGCAGGAGGAGTACAACGCTGACCTGCTGGTGCGCCACGGGGCGGCCATGTGGGCGCGGGAGCGGCGGGACGTGCGCGGTGCCGTGCTGCGTGCCCTGGACCCGGACGAGCGGGCGCGAATGGGTTGTGCCGCCCGGCGCCTTGGGATGCCCGACGCGGCCGACCGGGTGGTGGCTGCCCTGCTCCAGAGGCTGGGGCGGGAATGA
- a CDS encoding LptF/LptG family permease: MTRLTRYVTRELLPPLVAGTLLFTAILSFGYFFISSQWLRGVPVSLIGQWIGYQVPDTLVKVLPMAVVLMTVVAFGRLATERELVAVQSGGVRLGQVARPVAVVAALVTALAVWLSLWVAPRANVETRGLYWDVLTGAGLSQLVGKTVDLGGNLTLSLGGYHAPSRELRSVRVERWAADNPRRATVIFADRGTFENNQLTLRGYQVYTVDYAAAAQLAGVRDNPAAFLSAVQEVFPNVVIPEDSSSTLNLDTGLSRKQTLAQYADAIGADSEGWPELVGKLNDPAVEASERQDARVNLNRKLALPFGNLVLALAALPFALRYGRTLGVSLGIALMIAVAYYLVFFVGLTLSGALPGLPEVGVWLANVVFAGAGLWLLRRA, translated from the coding sequence TTGACCCGCCTCACCCGTTACGTCACCCGGGAACTGCTGCCGCCCCTCGTCGCGGGGACGCTGCTCTTCACCGCGATCCTCAGCTTCGGGTACTTCTTCATCTCCAGCCAGTGGCTGCGGGGGGTGCCGGTCAGTCTGATCGGGCAGTGGATCGGGTATCAGGTGCCCGACACGCTGGTGAAGGTGCTGCCGATGGCGGTCGTGCTGATGACGGTGGTGGCCTTCGGTCGCCTCGCCACCGAGCGCGAACTCGTGGCGGTTCAATCCGGTGGGGTGAGGCTGGGGCAGGTGGCGCGGCCCGTGGCGGTGGTCGCGGCGCTCGTGACGGCCCTCGCCGTGTGGTTGAGCCTGTGGGTCGCCCCCCGCGCGAACGTGGAGACGCGCGGCCTGTATTGGGACGTGCTGACGGGAGCGGGGCTCTCGCAGCTCGTTGGGAAGACAGTGGACCTGGGGGGGAACCTCACCCTGTCGCTGGGGGGGTACCACGCTCCTTCCCGCGAACTCCGGAGCGTGCGAGTGGAGCGTTGGGCGGCGGACAATCCGAGGCGGGCGACGGTGATCTTCGCGGACCGCGGGACGTTCGAGAACAACCAGCTCACGTTGCGGGGGTACCAGGTGTACACGGTGGACTACGCCGCCGCCGCCCAGCTCGCCGGGGTGCGGGATAATCCCGCCGCCTTCCTCTCGGCCGTGCAGGAGGTCTTTCCCAACGTGGTGATTCCCGAGGACAGCTCCAGCACCCTGAACCTTGACACCGGCCTCTCTCGCAAGCAGACCCTCGCGCAGTATGCCGACGCCATCGGGGCGGACAGTGAGGGGTGGCCGGAGCTCGTGGGCAAGCTGAACGATCCGGCGGTGGAGGCCAGCGAGCGGCAGGACGCCCGGGTCAATCTGAACCGCAAGCTGGCGCTCCCCTTCGGCAATCTGGTGCTGGCCCTTGCCGCGCTGCCCTTCGCGCTGCGGTACGGGCGGACATTGGGGGTTTCGCTGGGCATCGCGCTCATGATCGCGGTCGCGTATTACCTCGTCTTCTTCGTGGGGCTGACGTTGTCGGGAGCGCTGCCGGGTCTCCCCGAGGTCGGCGTCTGGCTGGCGAACGTGGTCTTTGCGGGAGCCGGACTGTGGCTGCTGAGGCGGGCGTGA
- the fabZ gene encoding 3-hydroxyacyl-ACP dehydratase FabZ — protein MEPMLIQDVLKILPHRFPFVLVDRVLSAGGGEVHALKNVTVNEPFFPGHFPQEPVMPGVLIIEALAQTSMFCLHEQIEPGTVGYLAGVEGVRIKRKVIPGDQLHLYAKLEFLRRGLGKTTCRAEVEGQVAAEATILFAVAKG, from the coding sequence ATGGAACCCATGCTCATCCAGGACGTGCTGAAAATTCTGCCGCACCGTTTTCCCTTCGTGCTCGTCGACCGCGTGCTCAGCGCGGGGGGCGGCGAGGTCCACGCGCTGAAGAACGTGACGGTGAACGAGCCCTTCTTCCCCGGGCACTTCCCGCAGGAGCCCGTGATGCCGGGCGTGCTGATCATCGAGGCGCTGGCGCAGACGAGCATGTTCTGCCTGCACGAGCAGATCGAGCCGGGCACAGTGGGCTACCTCGCGGGCGTAGAGGGAGTCCGCATCAAGCGCAAGGTGATCCCGGGCGACCAGCTCCACCTGTACGCGAAACTGGAGTTCCTGCGCCGGGGTCTGGGCAAGACGACCTGCCGCGCCGAGGTGGAGGGGCAAGTGGCGGCGGAGGCGACCATCCTGTTCGCGGTGGCGAAGGGATGA